A genomic segment from Spinacia oleracea cultivar Varoflay chromosome 3, BTI_SOV_V1, whole genome shotgun sequence encodes:
- the LOC110793037 gene encoding uncharacterized protein: MKTVHLTPQSLKQIKPVTMEEDNRSDIREERESNYFPGCRKDANCNCKMCLESITATLDLMSMSVQRSSLTKLSASKPEVDITPVSIDPLLSTPVSKTPPVVEVASSKTALRSTAKTVNPKNIEVKKMKLGFKWKYWRWVLLLGLILGLEFGFSLGVARVLRPRLSGEILSNVVEESADVQNLNERLILIQKNLNTYVDGILSSCNFGDSKWEINQDGLILNSYCTLYKSAAEEVIIWGWPLQTAGLLTAEFSSRSFNVLSGKLREWPEGKMMNVVREANTTWILRKWSASAVQLEPNTWIIEYKRNYLLENPSILVATVELIEFTILKLMLRMKQQFRLLLADFRYYYTAASTSEVAGVSIPT; encoded by the exons ATGAAAACTGTGCATCTCACTCCACAATCCCTTAAACAAATCAAACCCGTCACTATGGAAGAAGACAATCGATCTGACATccgagaggaaagagaaagcaATTACTTCCCAGGCTGCCGCAAGGATGCAAACTGTAATTGCAAAATGTGTTTGGAGAGTATTACCGCAACCTTAGATCTTATGTCTATGAGTGTTCAAAGGAGCTCCCTTACTAAGCTTTCCGCATCGAAGCCAGAAGTCGATATAACCCCTGTTTCAATTGATCCGCTTTTATCTACCCCTGTATCGAAAACCCCTCCAGTTGTCGAGGTTGCTTCCTCTAAGACCGCTCTTCGATCGACAGCGAAGACAGTTAATCCCAAGAATATTGAGGTGAAGAAGatgaaattagggtttaagTGGAAGTATTGGAGGTGGGTTTTGTTGTTAGGGTTGATTCTTGGGTTGGAATTTGGGTTTTCTTTGGGGGTTGCTCGGGTTTTACGGCCCAGATTATCAGGGGAGATATTGAGTAATGTTGTTGAAGAATCAGCAGATGTTCAGAATTTGAATGAAAGATTGATTTTGATCCAGAAGAATCTGAATACTTATGTTGATGGTATATTATCAAGCTGCAATTTTGGTGATTCTAAATGGGAAATTAATCAG GATGGTTTGATCTTAAACTCATACTGCACATTGTACAAATCGGCAGCAGAAGAAGTGATCATATGGGGGTGGCCTCTGCAGACTGCTGGCCTCTTAACAGCCGAATTTTCATCGCGATCATTCAATGTATTGTCTGGCAAACTCAGAGAG TGGCCTGAAGGCAAAATGATGAATGTTGTTCGAGAGGCAAACACGACATGGATTCTAAGAAAATGGAGTGCTTCTGCTGTGCAGCTTGAACCAAACACTTGGATCATTGAGTACAAAAGAAATTATCTTTTGGAGAATCCGAGTATTTTGGTGGCTACTGTTGAGTTAATCGAGTTCACGATTTTGAAACTGATGCTAAGAATGAAACAACAGTTTAGGCTTTTGCTCGCTGACTTCAGATACTACTACACAGCTGCTTCAACATCAGAAGTGGCTGGTGTTAGCATCCCAACTTGA